The Natronosporangium hydrolyticum nucleotide sequence GGCGTACCCGATCTCGTCGTCGGTCCAGTTGTAGTTCGACGTGTTGGTGGCGATGCCGTCAGCGCTGTTGCTGATATCGGAACCGGTCAACCGGCTGGCAGCCTCACCGGCCCCGAGCCAGCCGGAGTGACCGATGTCGAAGTACACCTGGGCCTGGGATGACCCGGCCTTGAGCGCCTTCCCGGCGTAGGCCATCGAGTCCCGCACCTCGGCCTGCTCTCCGGCGTCCATACAGCTGCTCATCAACGGCAACACATCGGGCTCAAGCACGATGTACGCCGGCTGGTTGTTCAGCCCGGCCGCCACCTGGTCGACCCAGGCGCGGTATTCGGAGTGGTTCGGGGCGCCACCGGCGCTGTGGTTGCTGCAGTCCCGGTTGGGGACGTTGTAGACCACCAGCACCGGGATCTGCCCGGCCGCTGCGGCGGCGTCCACCACCGCCGAGACCTGGCCCTGCACGGTGCCGGGGTTGTGCTGGGTAAACCAGGTGCCCTGGGGCACGGTCGCGATCCGGTCCTGGATCAGGCCGGCGCGGGGGTCGTTCGGGTTCTGCGCCACCCACTGGGCGGACGACATATCCGGATTGACCCAGAAAGTGCTCTGCTGCGCCATCGCTGGCGCGGGGAGTAGGGCGGCGGCCAGTGCCGTCGCCGCGATCACTGCACCGCCGGCGGCGGCCGTGGGGAGCGCGGATCTCCTCCGCATGGGGACTCCTTCCAAAGGTGGGCAGGTTCGAGCCGAAAATGCCCTAGCTGGGGTGCCCTTGATCCACTCGCGCGCCCTGGAAGCGCTCCCACGAACACCTTACGGGGCCGAGGCCGGGCTTTCAAGCCCGGTGCAGCGTCTCCCCATCCGGGACCAAGAACAGCTCCAGCTGGTTGCCCCCAGATACGAAAAGTCCGTGGTTTTCGATCAAACCGGCGAACCGGTGCCCCTCGGTGCCAGCTACCACCGGCACCACCGCGGCGATCTCGCCGTTTACCGCGATCGCCAACGGTGTGCCGGCGGCTACCGAATCCGGCACACCGCCGTGCACCAGCGCCGGCACCAACCCGTCGGCCGGCGCGACGTCGGAGAAGGCGTCCTGATTCTCCGCGGTGATCACGACGTCGCTGTCGACCACCGGATGCTCCGAGACGGTGGTCCCGAGCAGCTCCGGCAACGGTGGCGGCGGCACCGGCGGAAAGTTGTGCGGATCTGCCAGCAACTCGTTGAAGCGGGCCGGGCCGTCGATCTCGCCGGGCGACTCCAGATCGGGGTAGAAGGTCTTGCCCGGAGTCGTCCGCTGCTCCCGTTGCCAGGAGATCCCGTCGACCTCCCACGGCACCGCCACGCCGGCCAGGTCGGCGAGGGTCGGCAACAGATCGACGTGCTTCCAGTTGCGGTCGTCGACCACGCCCTCGGTCTGCCCCGGCTCCTTGATGAACATCGGCACCCACGCCAGCTCACCGATGCCGGCGGCATCCGGCCCGAGTTGCCGGCTACCGGCCCCGTTCGGGGTAAGGCTCACGCCGTGATCGGCGGTGAGCACGAACAGCGACTCGTCGTATCGTCCGCTGTCCTGGAGCTGGTCCAGCACCTCACCCAGCAGCAGGTCGGTGTACTGAAGTTGGGCAATATAGCGTTGGTGGGCCAACCGGCCCCACCACTCGCCATCCACCGGCAGGCCAGCGACGGATTCGTACTGCATCCCGTCCGGCAGGTAGGTCCACGGGGTGTGCGGCAACAACAGGTGTAGGAAGTTCAGCCGTGGTTGCTGGGCCTCGGCCAGCTCCTCGCCGTCGAGCGCGGGCGCACCGTTCTGCTCGCTCTCCGCTTCGGCCGCCTCGTGCAGGCCGGTCATGAAGTCGTGGAACCGCACCGGCTGGCTCGCCGCCAACGCCTGTTGGAACATGAACTCGGGCCGGTCCTCGCGGGCCGCGGCCGCCGCCCCGAGCCGGTCCGCCACCGTCGGCTCGGCGAAGTCCGCGTGCAGCTCCCGCGGCGGATCCACCGGCATGACCAGCTCCCGCAGCAGGCTGGAGCTCTCCGCGAGCGCCACCGGCAGGCCGCCCCGGGAGCTGTCGACCCGGTCGCCGCAGTGCCATGGCGGGCACAGCTCGGAGATGCTCTCGCTGGCCGAGATCTGGTAGACGTCACCCAGCAGCGTGAACATGTTATCTGGATAGACGGCGTAGTGCGGCGCCGCGTGATCGGCCGGCCACGTCCCGCTCAGCATCGACGGCAACGCGTACGGGGTCCACCCGGCGGTGGTGGTGGCGTTGCGGTACCAGGTGGAGTCGTCGGCGAGCCGGGCGAAGTTCGGAAACGACTCGCGATCGATCGCGCCGGCTTCGTCGAAGAGGGAGACCAGCGCCAGCTCATCCAGCACGATCATGGTGATCGGCGGGTTCGGTCCGATCACCTCGGCTTCGCCACCCTCGCTGGGCCGGTTGTCCGCGAAGACCACCGCCGAGGCGGGCGAGGCGAAGGTGAACAGCAGCACGAAGACCAGCGGCCCGACCGCCGCGAACCGGAGCAGTTGCCGGGTCGCGTTCAGCAGCAGATATCCGGCGACGATCAGGCCGGTGAGCGCCGCCGCCGGCAGGAGCAGCCAGATCCCACGGATCTCGGTCAGGTGCTTCCCGATCTGGATCATGAAGAAAATGAACAGGACCGCCAGCGTGGCCACGTGCACCGACCAGCGGACCGCCGGGCTGATCAGGCCGGTCAGGGCGCCGACCCCCCACAGCACCGTCGGCGGCACCATCACCATGATCGCCACCAGCGCGACGATCTCTAGCGGGCCGACACCGTGGAAAATGAAGAAATCCGGGCTACTGCCGATAATCTCCAGCAGCGGCTGCACCACCACGAACCCGCACAGCGCAAAGATCTCCAGGTAGAGCATCGGCTCCGACCGCCACCACGGCTTCGCCGGCGGCCCCAGCGGTCGACCCGCCCGGCCTGGCGGCTTCCCGCCGGAGCTAGCTGAGTCGGAGAGCGCCGGTGCCTGCTCTTCGGGCGAGGGCACCGGCGGACGAACCCCGGTGCCCGACCCGTCAGTCACGCGGCACTCCCGTGTACAGCACGCGGGTGCCCGAGGGCAGCTCCTCCCGGCGGATGATCTCGAACCGCTCGGCGAGCAGCCGCTCGAACCCCTCGCGGTGGTAGTCCGGGAACATCCCGGCCGGCTTGTTTGCCAGCAGTTGCTGCGCCATCGGGTCGGCCGGATCGACGAACTCCACGACCACTCGCTTGCCCAGCTCGGCGAGCAGGTCCCGCACCTCCGGCAACGGCACATTGCGCCCGATCGCCAGGTGATGCACGACCGCCAGGGCGAGCACGGTGTCGGCGTTCGACCGGTCGGCGAAGGCCGCCCGTTCCCGGTTACGCCAGCCGCCGCCGGGTGACGGGTTGGCTAGATCCATCACCAGCGGCAGGATTCGCTCGGCCGGCCCGGTCTCCCCCCGCAGCTGCTCGTAAAGCCGGTCGGTTACGGCGTGGTCGCTCTCGACCGCCACCACCTGCGCGGCATGCTTCGCGGCGACCCGGGAGTAGGCGCCATCGTTCGCGCCCAGGTCGACCACGAGCTCCTGCTCGCCGGCCTCCGCCAGCGCCGCGTCCACGAAGGCGAGCTTCGCCTCCCGGTCGGCATCGGAGTAGGTACAGGTGGTGCGGTAGTCACCCCAGTGGCTCGCGGGCGGCTCCCAGGCCAGCTTGTCGACCAGCTTCTGCAGGCCACGGACGGTCGCCTTGACCAGCTCGGTGGAGAATCCGGCGGCGCGCATCTCCTGCCGCATGTCCTGGGCGCTGGTCTTCGCCGACCGGGCCTGGACCGCGTTGTGCAGGTGGACATGCTTGAACACGCCGGCCTTGAACCGCTTGCCGCCGCCCAACAGCTGCCGGATCTGCGCCGGCTCGATGCCGTCGATCTGTGACCGCAGCCACGGCTGGAACTCGACGCCCAGGTGAGCGGTGAGCAACAGCGGGTAGAGCATGGTCTGGCAGAACTGGCGGTAGCCGGCCCACGGCTCGCCCTCGCGCAGCCGCTCAAACGACCCGATGTCGATGAAGGTGGGCCGGGGGCCGCGCCACTGGAGATTGTAGGCGGAGCCGTCCTTGGTGGTGAAGCCTTCGGCCAACGCCGCCGCCAGCACATCCAGATGACACCGCGCCGCGTCCCGCAGCATCGAGAAGGTCCACTCGTACGGGTACGAGACGAACGGGATCCGCTCGTGGCGCAGCGTGAGGTCAAAGCCGGCCGGCGCGGCGGCGGCCTCGACCTGCTCGGTGCCGACCACCGCGCCAGCGCTACTCAGCTGCGCGAAGAACACGCTCGTCGATAGCGCCCGCCAATCGTCGACGGCGGCGCCGCGCAGCCCGCGCAGCACCTGGCCATCGGCGTAGTAGACCTGGTTGGCCGGATCCCGGAAGGACGCGGGTTCGGGGCGTGTGACAGCCTCAGCCGCCGGCGAGGCCGGCTCGGAACGTACCGCCATGGTCGTTGGCGCTCAGCTTTCCCGGTCGGCGCGTCCAGCGGCCTCCGCCGAAGCGGCCTGTGCCGCCGGCTCCGACCCCTCGGCCTGGGTGGTCGTCGACTCAGCCGCGGCCTGCTCGCCGGCGACCTGCTCCGGCTGCTGACGGCGGAACTTGCCGGTCAGCCGCCGCCACCACATCTTGACTGCGACCATGGCCCCTGCGAACCCCGCGACGACCGCCGCGGCGAGCATGCTTCCGCTGCCCGGATCCAGGTAAGCGAGGTACATAAGAGGTCAACACCCTTCTGTCGTCAGCGGCGTCCCGCCGGGCGGGCGCCGCCCGACATCCTACGCAAGGTTGACGTACCCCCACGTTAACTAGTCGGATGTTCGCCCGACGACCTGTGGTAGGTCACAGACCGATTGCGATCACCCCGGCGGCCGCGGTCACCGGATGGCTACCCGGCGGCCATCAGCCAGCCAGGCTCCAGACTAGTTGCCCTGCTCCATACCCCGCTTCCGGGCGCGGCATGCACCCCGCCAGGCAGCTACCGAGCTCGATTGTCCCAGCCCACCGAGCTGGTCAGGGCGCCTGCTGGAAGCTCGCGAGCGACTCCGGGTTGGCCAGCGCCCCCTCGGCGGCGGCCTGGGCCACCGGCGTACCGGTAAGGATCTTCTTCACCGGCACTTCCAGCTTCTTGCCTGACAGCGTGCGGGGCACCGCTGCGACTGCGGCGATCCGGTCTGGCACGTGCCGCGGCGAGAGCGCGGTGCGCAGCGCCCGGGCGATCCGACCACGCAGCGGATCGTCCAGTTCGCAGCCGGGCGCCAACACCACGAAGAGCAGCAGCTCGTCGGCGTCCGCCTCGGTCAGGTGGACCACCAGCGAATCGGCCACCTCCGGCAGGTCCTCCACCACCGCATAGAACTCGGCGGTGCCCAGCCGGACCCCGCCCCGGTTGAGGGTGGCGTCGGAGCGACCGGAGATCACACAGGAGCCGCGGTCGGTGATGGTGATCCAGTCACCGTGCCGCCACACCCCCGGGTACGCGTCGAAGTACGCCTCCCGGTATCGGCTGCCGTCGGCGTCGCCCCAGAACCCCACCGGCATCGAGGGCATCGGTGCGGTGATCACCAGCTCCCCCTGTTCCCCGACCACCGGCGTACCGGTCGGGTCGTACGCCTCGACCTTGGCGCCCAGGCACCGGCAGCTGATCTCGCCGCGCCACACCGGCACCAGCGGGCTGCCGCCGACGAAGCCCGTGCACAGGTCGGTCCCGCCGGAGAGCGACTGCAGCTGCACGGTTGGCGACACCGCCTCGTAGACCCAGCTGAACCCCTCCTCGGGCAGCGGCGCCCCGGTAGAGCCGAGACCACGGAGCCGGGAGAGGTCCGCCGCCTCCCGCGGCACCACGCCGGCCTTGCGGCAGGCCATCAGGTACGGCGCCGAGGTGCCGAAGTAGGTCACCCCGGCGCGCTCCACCAACTGCCACATGGCGCCCAGATCGGGGTGGCCGGGATGGCCGTCGAAGAGCACGATGCCGGCGCCCACGGCGGGCGCCGAGACCAGGTAGTTCCACATCATCCAGCCGGTTGTGGTGAACCAGCAGAACCGGTCGGTCGGCCCCAGATCCTGGTGCAGCGCGAGCATCTTCAGGTGCTCCAGCAGGATGCCGCCGTGCCCGTGCACGATCGGCTTAGGCAGCCCAGTGGTGCCGGAAGAGTAGAGCACGTAGAGCGGATGATCGAACGGCAGCGGGGCGAAGCGCAACGGCTCGTCGGTCGCCGCGGCCAGCTCCGACCAGCTCAGGTCGGCGCCGCCGGCGGCCGGGTCGAGGTAGGGCAGCAGCACGGTGTGGCGCAGCGTGGGCAGCGCCGCCCGGATCTCGGCCACCTCGCCGCGCCGGTCCACCGGTTTCTCCCCGTACCGGTAGCCGTCGACCGCCACCAGTACCGACGGTTCGATCTGCCGCCACCGGTCGATCACGCTGCGGGTGCCGAACTCAGGTGCGCAGGACGAGAAGATCGCGCCGAGGCTGGCGGTGGCGAGCAGTAGCACGAAGGTCTCGGGCAGGTTGGGGGCGTACGCCACCACCCGGTCTCCGCTGCCCACCCCGAGCCGACGCAGCCCGGCCGCCACCCGTCGCACCTGGTCGCGCAGCTCGGCGGCGGTCAGGGTCACCGGCTCGACGGCCGGGTCACGGGTCTGGGACCAGCTGTGCACAATCGGGTCCTGGTCGGCCACCCCGGGCATTCGTAGTACCTGCTCGGCGTAGTTGACCGACGCCTCCGGGAACCATCGCGCCGCTGGCGCGTCGGCGCCGGTGATGACCGGACCAGGGTCGTCACCGATCGCGAAATACTCCCAGATCGACCCCCAAAAACCGACCAAATCGGTCACCGACCATCGCCACAACGCCTGATAATCGGCGAACTCCAGCCCTCGCCGGCCGGCCAGCCAGCTCAGATAGTCGCCGATCCGGGTGGTCTGCCGAATCTCGTCGGGCGGCGCCCACAGCACTGGGGGTGTCATACCGCCATCTTGCCGCACCCCAGCGCACACCCTCACGGGGTACGGTGCTGGCATGCGTCATCTGTGGAGCCTGCTCGCCGGCCTGGTCGCCGCACCGCTGGCCTGGTTACTGATCGCCACCGGGCAACACCGCAGTCAGGCGGTGATCGCCGACTGGGAGCAGACTGGGGCGTTCCACACCGGCCACCTGATCGGTCCGCTGATCTTTCTGGCCGTGGCCGGGCTGATGCTCGGTGTGCTCGGGACGTTGCGCTGGTCGCCCGCCGGCCCGGTCGCCGCCGGGGTGCTGTTGGTCCTGCCAACGATCTTCATGGTCGCCAACCCGTTCAACACTCTCGACGCACTCTCATACCCGCAGCAGCGGCGCTTCCTGTGGCAGGATTTCGAACCGTGGCTGCCGGTCGCGAACGGCACGCTACTCGTCCTCGGGACGCTGCTACTGGTGGCGATGGTCAGCCTGCAGCGGTGGCGCCGCTGGCCGGTGGCGCTGGCGCCGCTACCGGCCGCCAGCGACGACGAGGTGGTCGCCGGGGTGACCGAACTCACCAGCGAACGCTCGGACCGTAAGCCGATGAGCGACGATGAGATCCTCGCCGCGGCGGCGGCGATGGACGACCAGCCAACCGAGCCGGCGGCTCCGACGACGCCACAGACGCCGCAGACGCCGCCAGCCGACGAGGGCCCGACCGAGGAACAACCGCGGCCACCCGCTTCGTAGCCACCGGAGGTCATTGCAGAAACCCTCCGGCGACCAGGAATTGAACGCCCGGGAACGGGGAACTAACCTTGCCGGCTCTGGTTGATCCCCAACGATACGAGTGCGAAGATACCGCCCGGCCTTCCGGCCGGTCCACGTAAGCTGAAGTTGTCAGCGGCGTTGCCGCCTGCTGTTACCGGAGTGACTCTCGTGACGATGCCGTTCTCCACCACCCCCGCACCGTTCTCGCCTACCGCCACCCCGGAGGCGGTGACGCCGCCGTCGGGGGCGCCGAAACCTCGGCTGACCTTCGTCGGCTGCGGTTACCTCGGGGCCACCTACGCGATCTGCTTCGCCGAGCTCGGCTACGAGGTGCTCGGCATCGACGTCGACTCCGACAAGATCGCCAAGCTCTCCGGCGGCGAGGTGCCATTCCACGAGCCCGGCCTCGACGAGTTGCTGCGCAGCAACCTCGCCGCGGGTCGGCTCGCGTTCACCACCAGCTTCAACGAGGCCGCCGAGTTCGGCGACGTCCACTTCATCTGCGTCGGCACCCCGCAGCGCAACGATGGCATGAGCGCCGACCTCAGCTACGTCGAGCAGGCGGTGAGCAAGCTCGCCGCGGCGCTGCCCCGCAAGGCGCTGATCGTCGGCAAGTCCACCGTGCCCGCCGGCACCGCGACCTGGGTGCAACAGCTGGTCGCCAAGCACGCCGACCCCGACCTGGCGGTGGAGGTGGCGTGGAGCCCCGAGTTCCTCCAGGAAGGCCACGCGATGGAGGACGTGCTGCGGCCCAACCGGCTGGTGCTGGCGTACCAGTCCGCCTGGGCCGGCGGGATGCTCTACGCCGCCCACAAGGGGGTGTTCGACCTGGCCGCCGCCGAGGAGCGGGAAGTGCCCGTCGTCACCTGCGACTTCGCCACCGCGGAGCTGGTCAAGGTCGCCGCCAACTCGTTCCTCGCCACGAAGATCTCCTTCATCAACGCGATGGCCGAGATCTGTGAGGTCACCGGCGCCGACGTCACCCTGCTCGCCCGCGCGATCGGTCACGACCCGCGGATCGGCCAGCGCTACCTGCAGGCCGGCATCGGCTTCGGCGGTGGCTGCCTCCCCAAGGACATCCGCGCGTTCCAGGCCCGCGCGCAGGAGTTGGGGGCCGGCGAGTCGCTGCGGTTCCTGCACGAGGTGGATCTGATCAACCAGCGTCGGCGCAACCGGGTGCTGAAGCTCGCCGCCCACCTGCTCGACCGGAGCTTCGGCCCGGCCGGACCGGATCTCTCCGGCGCCCGGATCGCGGTGCTGGGGGCGACGTTCAAGCCGAACACCGACGATGTCCGGGACGCCCCCGCGCTGGCGGTCACCACGCTGCTGGCCAACGCCGGCGCCGACGTCCACGTCTACGACCCGGCCGGCATGGACAATGCCCGCACTGTCCTGCCTGATGTGACCTATCACACCAGTATCGCCGAGGCGCTCCCCGACGCCGACCTGGTCTGCGTCCTGACTGAGTGGACCGAGTTCCGCAACGCCGACCCGACCGCCCTCGCCCACCTCCCCGCCCAGCAGGTCGTCATCGACGGTCGAAACTGCCTCGACGCCGCGCTGTGGACCGCCGCGGGGTGGCAGTACCACGGCATGGGACGCCCGTAGCCGGATTTTCTGGTCCGGCGCCCCACCGATGTGGAGCCGTTGATGGCGCCGACCGCACCGGTCACGCGATGATGACAGTAAGCGCGATCGGTCGGAGGCGTCATTGGCGGATAAATCACCCGTACCGCCCGGCGGGGGCGTAGGCGGCGCCCCTGCCGGCACCGCCACCCCCACCCGTCCCCGGGTCCAGGTTGCTCCGCTGCCGCCGGAGACCTCCGCAAGCTCGGTCCAGACGATCATGCTCGGGCTGGGTGGGCTGCTGCTGGGGATCGCCGCGATCGTCTTCGTCGCGGTCGCCATCACCGACCTGCAGCCCTGGAGCCAGCTCGCGATTCTGCTCGCGGTCGCGGCGGCGTTCCTGCTCGCCGGCCCGCTGGCCGCGGTACGCGGTCTCGGCGCCACCGCGGAGACGCTCGGCGCGGTCGGCCTGGTGCTGGTCAGCGTCGGCGGCTATCCGCTGTGGAACACCGGCGCGCTCGCGGCGCTGTCGCCGCCGGTCTACATCGGGCTCGTCGCCGCCGCCACCGCCGCCACCGGGTATGGATACCACCAGCTCACCCGATTGGCCGGGCCCCGCTGGGTGACCGTACTCGCGGCCCAGCCGGTGCTGCCGCTGCTGCTGTCGCCGGAACTCACCGGCGCAGCTGGCTGGGCCACCGTCTTCGCCGCCGTCGCGATCCACAACGCGGCGCTGGCGGCGCTCACCCGCGGCCGCTGGCTGGTGCTGGTGACCTGGGGGCTACACGCGGCGGCGCTGATCGTCGCCCTGGGGTACGGCGTCGCCGCGCTCTTCCTGGCCGAGACCCTTACCGCCGCCGTCCCCGGTGCGCTGGCGATCCTCCTCGCCGGTGCGGTAGCCGCCGCCAGCGGACTCGTCACCCGGCAGGAGCCGCTGGCCCACCTGGGAGCCGGCATCCTCACCCTCAGCGTGATCGTCGCCGCCGCGCGGCTCGCCGCGCTCGCCCTGCCCGGGCAGGCGCTGCTGCCCACCGCGGCGATCATGGCCGCCGCCGCAGCGGCGGCCCTGGCGCTACCCCGGGAGTACCGCCGCGGCCCGCAGCGAGCGTCGGCCTGGGCGCTGACCGCCCTCGGCGTCGTCGTGGTGGCGCTGGCGCTGCGCGCCGGCTACGGCGCAGTGGTGTGGCCCGCCTGGCCCAGCACGCTCACCGGTTATCCGGCGCAGCTGGCCAGCTCCGTCGGCAGCCCACCCTGGGAGCTGGTCGCCACCGCTGCCGCCGCGACCATCGGTGCCGGGCTGTCGCTGCCCAGCACGTTCCGGCGGGAGGTCACCGTCGCCGGAGTGACCGCCACCGCACTCGCGGCGCCAGCATCGCTCGGGTTGGCACCGCAGATCGGCGCCTGGGTGATGCTGGTCGCCGCCGCCGCGCTCGGCCTCA carries:
- a CDS encoding glycoside hydrolase family 6 protein is translated as MRRRSALPTAAAGGAVIAATALAAALLPAPAMAQQSTFWVNPDMSSAQWVAQNPNDPRAGLIQDRIATVPQGTWFTQHNPGTVQGQVSAVVDAAAAAGQIPVLVVYNVPNRDCSNHSAGGAPNHSEYRAWVDQVAAGLNNQPAYIVLEPDVLPLMSSCMDAGEQAEVRDSMAYAGKALKAGSSQAQVYFDIGHSGWLGAGEAASRLTGSDISNSADGIATNTSNYNWTDDEIGYAASVLDAIGDPSLGAVIDVSRNGQGPLGSEWCDPEGRGVGQHPTTNTGHPRIDALLWVKLPGEADGCAGSAGAFIPDLAYGMAQNAADPGSPPPTTPPTTPPTTPPTTPPTTPPTTPPTTPPGGECHVEVQLDSWDSGFVANYTVTNNGAGWSGWTLTFTVPSGVEHVHGWNGSWTQQGNQISVTGEGWNGSVGTGGSTSTGHQGTHGGDLSFSDFSVNGTACTSS
- a CDS encoding acetoacetate--CoA ligase, with protein sequence MTPPVLWAPPDEIRQTTRIGDYLSWLAGRRGLEFADYQALWRWSVTDLVGFWGSIWEYFAIGDDPGPVITGADAPAARWFPEASVNYAEQVLRMPGVADQDPIVHSWSQTRDPAVEPVTLTAAELRDQVRRVAAGLRRLGVGSGDRVVAYAPNLPETFVLLLATASLGAIFSSCAPEFGTRSVIDRWRQIEPSVLVAVDGYRYGEKPVDRRGEVAEIRAALPTLRHTVLLPYLDPAAGGADLSWSELAAATDEPLRFAPLPFDHPLYVLYSSGTTGLPKPIVHGHGGILLEHLKMLALHQDLGPTDRFCWFTTTGWMMWNYLVSAPAVGAGIVLFDGHPGHPDLGAMWQLVERAGVTYFGTSAPYLMACRKAGVVPREAADLSRLRGLGSTGAPLPEEGFSWVYEAVSPTVQLQSLSGGTDLCTGFVGGSPLVPVWRGEISCRCLGAKVEAYDPTGTPVVGEQGELVITAPMPSMPVGFWGDADGSRYREAYFDAYPGVWRHGDWITITDRGSCVISGRSDATLNRGGVRLGTAEFYAVVEDLPEVADSLVVHLTEADADELLLFVVLAPGCELDDPLRGRIARALRTALSPRHVPDRIAAVAAVPRTLSGKKLEVPVKKILTGTPVAQAAAEGALANPESLASFQQAP
- a CDS encoding UDP-glucose dehydrogenase family protein; translation: MTFVGCGYLGATYAICFAELGYEVLGIDVDSDKIAKLSGGEVPFHEPGLDELLRSNLAAGRLAFTTSFNEAAEFGDVHFICVGTPQRNDGMSADLSYVEQAVSKLAAALPRKALIVGKSTVPAGTATWVQQLVAKHADPDLAVEVAWSPEFLQEGHAMEDVLRPNRLVLAYQSAWAGGMLYAAHKGVFDLAAAEEREVPVVTCDFATAELVKVAANSFLATKISFINAMAEICEVTGADVTLLARAIGHDPRIGQRYLQAGIGFGGGCLPKDIRAFQARAQELGAGESLRFLHEVDLINQRRRNRVLKLAAHLLDRSFGPAGPDLSGARIAVLGATFKPNTDDVRDAPALAVTTLLANAGADVHVYDPAGMDNARTVLPDVTYHTSIAEALPDADLVCVLTEWTEFRNADPTALAHLPAQQVVIDGRNCLDAALWTAAGWQYHGMGRP
- a CDS encoding methyltransferase, translated to MAVRSEPASPAAEAVTRPEPASFRDPANQVYYADGQVLRGLRGAAVDDWRALSTSVFFAQLSSAGAVVGTEQVEAAAAPAGFDLTLRHERIPFVSYPYEWTFSMLRDAARCHLDVLAAALAEGFTTKDGSAYNLQWRGPRPTFIDIGSFERLREGEPWAGYRQFCQTMLYPLLLTAHLGVEFQPWLRSQIDGIEPAQIRQLLGGGKRFKAGVFKHVHLHNAVQARSAKTSAQDMRQEMRAAGFSTELVKATVRGLQKLVDKLAWEPPASHWGDYRTTCTYSDADREAKLAFVDAALAEAGEQELVVDLGANDGAYSRVAAKHAAQVVAVESDHAVTDRLYEQLRGETGPAERILPLVMDLANPSPGGGWRNRERAAFADRSNADTVLALAVVHHLAIGRNVPLPEVRDLLAELGKRVVVEFVDPADPMAQQLLANKPAGMFPDYHREGFERLLAERFEIIRREELPSGTRVLYTGVPRD
- a CDS encoding sulfatase-like hydrolase/transferase; translated protein: MTDGSGTGVRPPVPSPEEQAPALSDSASSGGKPPGRAGRPLGPPAKPWWRSEPMLYLEIFALCGFVVVQPLLEIIGSSPDFFIFHGVGPLEIVALVAIMVMVPPTVLWGVGALTGLISPAVRWSVHVATLAVLFIFFMIQIGKHLTEIRGIWLLLPAAALTGLIVAGYLLLNATRQLLRFAAVGPLVFVLLFTFASPASAVVFADNRPSEGGEAEVIGPNPPITMIVLDELALVSLFDEAGAIDRESFPNFARLADDSTWYRNATTTAGWTPYALPSMLSGTWPADHAAPHYAVYPDNMFTLLGDVYQISASESISELCPPWHCGDRVDSSRGGLPVALAESSSLLRELVMPVDPPRELHADFAEPTVADRLGAAAAAREDRPEFMFQQALAASQPVRFHDFMTGLHEAAEAESEQNGAPALDGEELAEAQQPRLNFLHLLLPHTPWTYLPDGMQYESVAGLPVDGEWWGRLAHQRYIAQLQYTDLLLGEVLDQLQDSGRYDESLFVLTADHGVSLTPNGAGSRQLGPDAAGIGELAWVPMFIKEPGQTEGVVDDRNWKHVDLLPTLADLAGVAVPWEVDGISWQREQRTTPGKTFYPDLESPGEIDGPARFNELLADPHNFPPVPPPPLPELLGTTVSEHPVVDSDVVITAENQDAFSDVAPADGLVPALVHGGVPDSVAAGTPLAIAVNGEIAAVVPVVAGTEGHRFAGLIENHGLFVSGGNQLELFLVPDGETLHRA